A window of Aequoribacter fuscus genomic DNA:
TGAACACTCACCCCATTCCCAACTTGCGCCAAGGCCGCACCGAATTTACCTACTACCCGGGCGCCGTGGGTATTGCTGAAACCCAAGCACCCCCCATTTACAACCGCTCGTGGTCACTCAGCGCAAAACTCTCAGGCGCCCAACCTACGGGCGTTATCGCCACCATGGGCGGCTTGGTTAGCGGCTGGAGCTTGTACTTAAACGCCAACAGCCAAGCCGAATTTAAGTACCGCAACTTTGAAAAAGGCGAGGTGCTACTGACCTCGGGTCCAGTGATATCGAGCGACACGACCGTCGGCGTCGTCTTCGACTACGACGGCGGTGGCTGGGCGCGTGGCGGGCAGTTTAGCTTGATTGTAAACGGCAAAATCTTAGTGCAGGACCGCATTCAATTAACACCACCGGCCTACTTCTCGATCGACGAGACCTTTGATATTGGTATCGACACAGGCTCACCGGCAGGCAACTACCCAGCCGACCAACAGGGCTACCCCTTTGCCAGGGGAATTATCGAGTCTGTGACAATCACAATAAACTAGCCCACAAAAAAGCCGGCGAATGCCGGCTTTCGAATCTAAGGTTCTCAGAAGATCTAGCGCAATGTGCAAGCCTGCTCTCTTTTCTCAATCGCAGCGTCGCATTTAGAGCCCTCTTTTTTACAACGTTTATTCTCATCTTTCCGAGCTTTTTGACAGTTCTTTATGAACTTATCCATATTCTTTTGTTCGTTTTTGGTCAAACGATTAGCAACGTCGCCAGCAGACATCGGCGCATTTTGCATGATAATACGGGCTTTCGAAAAGTTAGGCTTTAGACTGTACACTTTTACCAGTCCAATCAACTCTTCTTCAGCGCCTAGAACTTCTCCCGTATCAGGATCAACAAAACCTTCTCCCAGAGTGACGACTTTTAAAATTTCATCTTTCTTTAAAAATCCTTCTCCATAATTCAGATAGACCTCATCATCGGAGGCTTTTGCAATTTTGACTGGGAACAAGTTTTGGGTAAGCGATTCCGCCAAGCCTCTGGATGCAGCTGCACTCAGATTATCAAACGCCTCAATACCTATCCCGCGGCATGGGTTAGATTCGCTATCACTCGTATTAACACCGTCTTCTTTTGTTATATTTTCGCTCAACCGGATCTCTCCAGTCATTACATCAACAACTCGAACATCCAAACCAAGTTTCGCGCGACATTCGCTCATGATCAGCAAGTTTTTAGCCTCCAAACCTAACTGGGTAACTCGGCCGTAAATTAGATAATCGACACCGCCGAACCCTCCAAGGCTTTGTGCTCCGCCATCAACTAGTCCTTCCATCGACATGTTTTGCTCGGTCAGCAATTGATCCAGACGGCCTCGCTCCATCAGCATAAACTTGCCGGTTTTTGAAAGCGCGGTCTCGATCGCAGTTTGTATATTACGAGTGTCATAATCCCGAAAAGAACTATCGAACGTGCCGACCGCAACGATCGGCTTGTTTCCCTGTGAAAATACGACTGGAGCAAAAAAAACAAAAACCAATAATGCAATATTTTTATAAAAATTCATGGTATCCCCTAATTAAATTTTTCGACCACGCTTCTCGACTGGAGCGCTTCTGTTTGACGACGACCCTGCTTCTGGCGCCTTTTCCAATATTCTCACCAGATCACCCTTAGCTGGGCCCTCACCTTCAAGCAATTTTGCTTTGGAGAACTTATCCGTGGTTGATGTTACCTGTAACTTCCCAAGGAAAATCTCCTCCGAGCCCAAATTCAACCCGGTTGCTTCGTCAATAAGCTCTTCTCCAGGCTGAAAAACAGCGAGAATGTCACCCTGATCCAAAATAGACGACCCATAATTTAAATAAATAACCGAGCCGCCTTTAACGACCTCAATGGGAAAAATACTAGTGGCGATCAGTGAAGCAACTTTTTTAGCGGCCATGCGCTGCACGTCCGCGAGAGGATCTCCCGCTCCCTTTGCAGTTGCGAAGCTACCAGTTGCCATGCCACCCGCGGATTTGACCATCGCTTCAGCAGTTTCTGCTTTTCGGATTTCGCCAGTCGATGCATCTACCACCTTGATATCAACCGCCATTTCCGTAATGAGACTCGCTGTCGCAAACTGCCCTGTTGCCATACCTGATTTGCGCTGACCTAATTTCGTGATTGATCCGTAAACAAGATAATCAACGCCGGCAATGTTGTAACCACCATTCGCCGTTCTACCGTCGCCCACCTCATTATTCATTCCTTGCTCAGCCAGAATTTCATCGACCCGCGCGCGCTCCATGATCTTGAAACGCCCGACTTTGGCCATTTGTGTTTCCAGCATTGCCTGAAAATTCTCGCCTTTTGCATTACGACTCCAG
This region includes:
- a CDS encoding CsgG/HfaB family protein, which gives rise to MNFYKNIALLVFVFFAPVVFSQGNKPIVAVGTFDSSFRDYDTRNIQTAIETALSKTGKFMLMERGRLDQLLTEQNMSMEGLVDGGAQSLGGFGGVDYLIYGRVTQLGLEAKNLLIMSECRAKLGLDVRVVDVMTGEIRLSENITKEDGVNTSDSESNPCRGIGIEAFDNLSAAASRGLAESLTQNLFPVKIAKASDDEVYLNYGEGFLKKDEILKVVTLGEGFVDPDTGEVLGAEEELIGLVKVYSLKPNFSKARIIMQNAPMSAGDVANRLTKNEQKNMDKFIKNCQKARKDENKRCKKEGSKCDAAIEKREQACTLR
- a CDS encoding CsgG/HfaB family protein, whose translation is MAQLYKLFVAFLFLASSTLLAAQDLPIVGISTIKETVNDWSRNAKGENFQAMLETQMAKVGRFKIMERARVDEILAEQGMNNEVGDGRTANGGYNIAGVDYLVYGSITKLGQRKSGMATGQFATASLITEMAVDIKVVDASTGEIRKAETAEAMVKSAGGMATGSFATAKGAGDPLADVQRMAAKKVASLIATSIFPIEVVKGGSVIYLNYGSSILDQGDILAVFQPGEELIDEATGLNLGSEEIFLGKLQVTSTTDKFSKAKLLEGEGPAKGDLVRILEKAPEAGSSSNRSAPVEKRGRKI